The Toxorhynchites rutilus septentrionalis strain SRP chromosome 3, ASM2978413v1, whole genome shotgun sequence genome includes a region encoding these proteins:
- the LOC129775949 gene encoding brefeldin A-inhibited guanine nucleotide-exchange protein 1, whose amino-acid sequence MPTPAISASISNSKSSGSTKTKEMFIVRALEKILSDKDIKRSHHSQLKRACDAALEDIREELKEAGQSEHNGEVPVPSAALPLPKNDSANTINAEKYFLPFELACQSKTPRIVVTALDCLQKLIAYGHLTGNIADSSNPGRFLIDRIVTTICNCFMGPQTDEGVQLQIIKALLTVVTSQYVEVHEGTVLQGVRTCYDIYLSSKNLINQTTARATLTQMLNVIFTRMENQAYESVPSVATVATEATSAVMASASTVTEEKHPDYDMVRGVVDEIVDNVIAAAAAIVEEGVKNTPTEVDAETRSIGGVSNGGTDSASIARVPSQESMEVTSENDSIVTAKFTHILQKDAFLVFRALCKLSMKPLPEGHPDPKSHELRSKILSLHLLLSILQNAGPVFRSNEMFVMAIKQYLCVALSKNGGSSVPEVFELSLSIFVALLSNFKMHLKKQIEVFFKEIFLNILEAPSSSFEHKWMVIQALTRICADAQSVVDIYVNYDCDFSAANLFERLVNDLSKIGQGRQALDLGTSVNQEKSMRIRGLECLVSILKCMVEWSKDLYVNPNSQTTLGDPAPVAAVTSGRNPDDAPDPLKSHGGSSVSINSVGSTNTSGGNREVLDLPEELEERKQRKEIMETGIDMFNRKPKKGIQFLQERGLLEKSFENVAKWLHEDDRLDKTQVGDYLGENDEQSKAVMCAYIDAMNFAELDIVAALRYFLEGFRLPGEAQKIDRLMEKFASRYCDCNPNNTLFASADTVYVLAFSVIMLTTDLHSPQVKHKMTKEQYIRMNRGISDNKDLPEEYLSQIYDEIAGHEIKMKNTIASKPGKQIIVNEKKRKLLWNVEMEALSTTAKNLMESVSHVKASFTSAKHLEHVRPMFKMAWTSFLAAFSVGLQDCDDPEIASLCLDGIRCAVRIACIFHMTLERDAYVQALARFTLLTANSPINEMKAKNIDTIKTLIMVAHTDGNYLGSSWLDIVKCISHLELAQLIGTGVRPEFLSGPASHRDALDPSAKEHIGETSSQSIVVAVDRIFTGSIRLDGDAIVDFVKALCQVSLDELTRPQPRMFSLQKIVEISYYNMGRIRLQWSRIWQILGEHFNAVGCNTNEEIAFFALDSLRQLSMKFIEKGEFTNFRFQKDFLRPFEHIMKKNCSPAIRDMVVRCVAQMVNSQAHNVKSGWKNIFSVFHLAAGDNDEAIVELAFLTTGKIITELYQTQFPIMIDSFQDAVKCLSEFACNAKFPDTSMEAIRLVRTCALCVNDAPNLFAEHAGMENDVSVSEEDRVWVRGWFPMLFSLSCVVNRCKLDVRTRGLTVLFEIVKTHGDAFKPNWWRDLFNILFRIFDNMKLPEHYTEKAEWMTTTCNHALYAIIDVFTQYFDILGPMLLKDLYCQLHWCVQQNNEQLARSGTNCLENLVISNGLKFNEDTWDKTCQCMLDIFNSTLPNELLSWKPDPLPQTMNPTAQYSQSLNGDLPRHGILKRSPSQHSVYSQHELQDPSAKVNDMNHTSILFSNLLIKCVVQLELIQTIDNIIFFPATSRKEDAETLAQAAAELSHSTCSNSSSVLNHSISTEECQREEQGMYSYLNTPHLLQLIDCLLQSHRFAKKFNSNHEQRNVLWKAGFKGSIKPNLLKQETQSLACVLRILFKMYSDESRRRDWQDIEKRLIGVCTEALDYFLSLQSEPHRDAWTSLLLLVMTRLLKMPDSRFAAHISSYYVLMCDLMCFDLKPELRTVLRRVFLRISPVFGITSSANVVT is encoded by the exons ATGCCAACACCAGCCATTAGCGCCAGCATCAGTAACAGTAAGAGCAGTGGCAGCACCAAAACGAAGGAAATGTTTATCGTGCGGGCTCTGGAGAAGATTCTCAGCGACAAGGACATCAAGCGGTCCCACCATTCACAGCTAAAACGGGCCTGCGATGCGGCTTTAG AGGACATCCGGGAGGAGCTGAAGGAAGCCGGCCAGAGCGAACACAATGGTGAGGTTCCGGTCCCATCGGCAGCCCTACCGCTGCCGAAAAACGACTCGGCCAACACCATCAACGCGGAGAAGTATTTCCTGCCGTTCGAGCTGGCATGCCAGAGCAAGACACCCCGTATCGTGGTGACGGCACTGGACTGTCTGCAAAAGTTGATCGCCTATGGACACCTTACGGGCAACATTGCGGACTCCTCCAACCCGGGAAGGTTCCTGATCGATCGGATTGTCACGACCATCTGCAACTGCTTCATGGGACCTCAGACGGACGAGGGGGTTCAGTTGCAGATTATCAAGGCGCTGCTGACGGTGGTGACCTCGCAGTACGTGGAGGTTCACGAAGGGACGGTTCTGCAGGGTGTGCGAACCTGCTACGATATCTATCTGTCaagtaaaaatttgatcaaTCAAACCACGGCACGAGCAACGTTGACGCAGATGTTGAACGTTATTTTCACGCGCATGGAAAATCAAGCTTATGAGAGTGTCCCCAGTGTGGCGACGGTGGCAACGGAAGCTACGTCTGCAGTGATGGCTTCCGCTTCGACGGTGACAGAGGAGAAACATCCGGACTACGATATGGTGCGAGGAGTGGTAGACGAAATTGTGGACAATGTGATAGCCGCTGCGGCGGCAATTGTCGAAGAAGGTGTTAAAAATACACCGACCGAGGTCGATGCTGAAACGAGAAGCATCGGAGGAGTTTCGAATGGTGGGACGGATAGTGCTTCGATCGCAAGAGTTCCTTCACAGGAAAGCATGGAAGTGACAAGTGAGAACGACAGCATCGTGACGGCGAAATTCACCCACATTCTGCAGAAAGACGCCTTCCTGGTCTTTCGTGCTCTCTGCAAGCTTTCCATGAAGCCATTGCCAGAGGGGCATCCAGATCCGAAGTCGCACGAGCTGCGCTCGAAGATTCTCTCCCTGCATCTCCTGCTATCTATTCTGCAGAACGCAGGACCCGTGTTTCGTTCGAACGAGATGTTCGTCATGGCTATCAAGCAATATCTGTGCGTGGCGTTGTCCAAAAATGGCGGAAGCTCAGTCCCGGAAGTATTCGAGCTGTCGCTCTCAATATTTGTTGCACTGCTGTCAAATTTCAAGATGCACTTGAAGAAGCAGATCGAGGTGTTTTTCAAGGAAATTTTCCTGAATATTTTGGAGGCTCCGAGCTCATCCTTCGAGCACAAATGGATGGTGATCCAAGCGTTGACGCGGATCTGCGCGGATGCGCAAAGTGTGGTTGACATCTACGTCAACTATGATTGTGATTTCTCTGCTGCGAATCTGTTCGAACGGTTAGTGAACGATTTGTCCAAAATTGGGCAAGGAAGGCAAGCCCTCGATTTGGGAACGTCTGTGAATCAGGAGAAATCGATGCGAATACGTGGGCTGGAGTGTTTGGTGTCAATTTTGAAGTGTATGGTTGAGTGGAGCAAGGATCTGTACGTGAATCCGAACTCGCAAACGACCCTCGGAGATCCGGCACCGGTTGCGGCGGTTACGAGCGGTCGCAATCCGGACGATGCTCCGGATCCGCTGAAGTCCCACGGGGGATCCAGTGTGAGCATTAACTCGGTTGGGAGTACTAATACCTCCGGAGGTAATCGCGAAGTGTTGGACCTCCCGGAGGAACTGGAAGAACGGAAGCAACGGAAAGAAATCATGGAAACCGGAATAGACATGTTCAATCGCAAGCCGAAAAAGGGGATTCAGTTTTTGCAGGAACGGGGTTTGCTGGAGAAAAGTTTTGAGAACGTGGCGAAATGGTTGCATGAAGATGATCGCCTGGATAAAACCCAAGTTGGGGACTATCTCGGTGAGAATGATGAGCAAAGCAAAGCTGTGATGTGCGCCTATATCGATGCTATGAATTTCGCGGAATTGGATATTGTGGCTGCTTTGAGGTACTTTTTGGAGGGATTCCGTCTTCCGGGCGAAGCACAGAAGATTGATCGTTTGATGGAAAAGTTTGCTAGTCGATACTGCGATTGTAATCCTAATAACACCTTGTTTGCTTCGGCAGACACTGTTTATGTGCTGGCGTTTTCGGTTATTATGCTCACGACGGATTTACATTCTCCCCAAGTGAAGCACAAAATGACGAAAGAGCAGTACATCAGGATGAACCGAGGCATCAGCGATAACAAGGACCTGCCGGAGGAATATCTGTCGCAGATTTACGATGAGATCGCAGGTCATGAGATTAAAATGAAGAATACCATCGCGAGCAAACCGGGCAAGCAGATTATAGTGAACGAAAAGAAGCGAAAACTTTTGTGGAACGTAGAAATGGAAGCCCTCTCGACGACGGCGAAGAACTTGATGGAATCCGTTTCGCACGTGAAGGCTTCCTTCACATCAGCCAAACATCTAGAGCACGTAAGACCCATGTTCAAGATGGCATGGACCTCATTCCTGGCCGCATTCTCGGTTGGTCTCCAGGACTGTGACGATCCGGAAATAGCGAGTCTTTGCTTGGATGGCATTCGTTGTGCGGTCCGAATTGCGTGCATTTTCCACATGACGCTCGAGCGGGATGCGTATGTGCAAGCGCTGGCCCGCTTTACGCTGCTAACCGCCAACTCACCTATCAACGAGATGAAGGCCAAAAACATTGACACCATCAAGACGCTCATCATGGTGGCACACACGGACGGAAACTATCTTGGCTCTAGCTGGCTGGATATCGTCAAATGTATTTCTCACTTGGAGCTTGCTCAACTCATTGGCACAGGCGTTCGGCCAGAGTTCCTTTCCGGGCCGGCATCTCATCGAGATGCGTTGGATCCGAGCGCTAAGGAACACATTGGTGAAACCAGCTCACAAAGTATTGTGGTAGCGGTGGATCGTATCTTCACCGGATCAATCCGACTCGACGGTGATGCCATTGTGGATTTTGTGAAAGCACTGTGTCAGGTTTCGTTGGATGAGCTAACGCGACCTCAACCACGGATGTTTTCGCTGCAAAAAATTGTCGAAATTTCCTACTACAACATGGGCCGTATCCGGTTGCAGTGGTCCCGTATTTGGCAGATACTTGGCGAGCACTTCAACGCCGTGGGCTGCAACACCAACGAAGAAATTGCCTTCTTCGCGCTGGATTCCCTCCGGCAACTCTCGATGAAGTTCATCGAGAAGGGAGAGTTTACGAATTTCCGCTTTCAGAAGGATTTCCTGCGACCATTCGAGCACATAATGAAGAAAAACTGTTCCCCGGCGATTCGCGATATGGTTGTGCGCTGCGTTGCACAGATGGTCAATTCGCAGGCACACAATGTAAAATCCGGCTGGAAAAATATATTCTCTGTGTTCCATTTGGCAGCTGGAGACAACGACGAAGCGATCGTAGAGTTGGCGTTCTTGACTACCGGGAAAATTATCACCGAGTTGTACCAGACACAGTTTCCCATCATGATAGATTCGTTCCAGGATGCGGTGAAATGTTTATCAGAGTTTGCCTGTAATGCCAAATTTCCCGATACCAGTATGGAGGCGATAAGACTGGTGAGGACGTGCGCTCTCTGTGTGAACGATGCGCCAAATTTATTTGCCGAGCATGCTGGCATGGAGAACGATGTTTCGGTTTCCGAGGAAGACAGAGTTTGGGTCCGAGGATGGTTCCCCATGTTGTTTTCCCTGTCATGCGTTGTGAACAGATGTAAGTTGGACGTGAGAACCCGAGGGCTAACAGTGCTTTTCGAGATTGTTAAAACTCACGGAGACGCTTTTAAGCCAAACTGGTGGCGTGATCTCTTCAATATTCTATTCCGTATATTCGACAACATGAAGCTCCCCGAACATTACACCGAGAAAGCTGAATGGATGACTACCACTTGCAACCACGCTCTGTACGCTATAATTGACGTGTTTACACAATACTTTGACATTCTCGGCCCGATGCTGCTGAAGGATTTATATTGCCAGCTGCATTGGTGTGTACAGCAAAATAACGAGCAACTCGCCCGCTCCGGAACGAATTGTTTGGAAAACTTGGTGATTTCCAATGGACTTAAATTTAACGAGGACACATGGGATAAAACCTGCCAGTGTATGCTGGACATATTCAATAGTACGTTGCCAAATGAGTTGCTATCATGGAAACCTGATCCACTTCCTCAAACTATGAATCCCACAGCTCAGTATTCGCAGAGTTTGAACGGTGATCTACCCCGGCATGGAATCCTCAAGCGCTCACCTTCGCAGCATTCGGTCTACAGTCAGCACGAGTTGCAGGATCCATCTGCCAAAGTAAACGACATGAATCACACTTCCATTCTGTTCTCCAACCTTCTGATAAAGTGCGTTGTCCAGCTGGAGCTGATTCAAACCATCGACAACATCATATTCTTTCCAGCGACGTCTCGCAAAGAAGATGCCGAAACACTTGCCCAGGCAGCGGCTGAGCTGTCGCACAGCACTTGCTCTAATTCCAGTTCCGTGCTGAATCACTCGATTTCAACCGAAGAATGCCAAAGGGAGGAACAGGGAATGTACAGCTACTTGAACACACCCCATCTGCTGCAGCTGATCGATTGCCTTCTGCAGAGCCACAGGTTCGCGAAGAAGTTCAACTCCAACCACGAGCAGCGAAATGTGCTCTGGAAGGCAGGCTTCAAGGGTTCCATCAAACCGAATTTGTTGAAGCAGGAAACTCAATCGTTGGCGTGCGTACTGAGGATTCTGTTCAAGATGTACAGCGACGAGAGTCGCCGAAGGGACTGGCAGGATATCGAGAAACGACTGATCGGAGTGTGCACCGAGGCACTGGACTACTTCCTGTCGCTGCAGAGTGAACCTCACAGGGACGCGTGGACAtcgttgctgctgctggtgatGACCCGGTTGCTCAAGATGCCGGACTCGAGG